CTCTGTGTTGTCAATCGGCCGGGGCGATACCCCTGGATCAGTTATGGCTATGATCCTGCTGTTGCGGGCATTGTCAAGGCGGGGGCTGATCAGGCGAAGCAGACGGAGGCGACGATCCTCCAGAAGGCTTTCGGCATTGATCAGGGCCTGCACCCGCAAGGCTTCTTCCGCTCTGGCGGCAGCTGCCTCGAATTCAGGCAGGAATCCCACTTCGATGCTCAACTCGATCTCTTCTCGCTGCTTGCGGGCAACCTCGAGTGACTGCTCAAATATGTCAATCTCCTTGCGCGCCAGAACATACTGCCAGTAAGCAGTTTCAGTATCGGCAAGAAGGATGTTGATAAACCCCTTCAACTCTTCAATGCTCGCCATTGTGTCAATTTCAGCCTGACGTATACTGACCAGATTGACCGACGACCCGAAACCGCGCAGCAGAGACTGGGTTACGCTGAGCTCGGCCCGTGCCTCCTGCTCCTCATCGTCCTCATCAAAAACTGTGGTTTCCCGACCGACCAAAGCCTCGAGCGTAGTCCCGGAGGGCAGGATCTGCCTTACTCCGGCGGCAAATTGGGTTTCCCTGGTAGAATCATCCCGCCGCACAATGGTACCCCCCCGGTCGCTGTCTCTTTTTTCCCGGAAATACCGGAGTTCGGCAAAGAGTTCGGGGTCATAGACTCCACGCTCGATCAATTCGAAAGTTCCGGCAATCACCGGTGAGAGCTGATTGACCTGCAGGTCGCTGTTGTGGCGAAGAGCCAGCATGACTGCCTGCTCCACCGCAAGCTCTTGCGGAATATCGCTTTCTGATTTCTCCATGATCGGCTCCCCGCGGATCTGCAGCTGGGTGGGAATAAGTGCCGGATCATCGGCTTTTTCAAAGACAGGCTGCTCCATCGTATCGGCAAAAATCGGTAGACGCTCAACGGAGGCACAACCGGCGGTAACCATCGCCAATAATCCACCACAGAAGATCATTACAAACCCATAATGATACTCTCGTAAAAATATATCGAAGCCTCCGAGAGGGACTCTGGAAAAAGCTCGATATACTAGGCGCAGTGCCTGAAACGGCGACTTGGCTGAACATGTGGTACGGCAAATTGCCGTTTCAGAACTACAACGACGTTGATCGAGCTTCTTACAAGTCCATCGATGATCAAATATCTTCATGCAGTAGCTTCCCTTTTTTCGGGATGACAAAGTGAATAGACTGCCGGAATCAGAACCAGGGTTATCAGGGCCGAACCGCCCAATCCGCCTACTACCGCACGCGCCAGTGGAGCCTGGGCATCTGCGCCCTCTCCTACTCCCAGAGCAAGAGGGGTCAGGGCCAGAATGGTTGTCAATGAAGTCATCAAAATAGGGCGCAGACGTCTCCTTCCGGCCTCGGCTACGGCCTCGTTGACCTTCATACCGTCGCTACGGAGTTTTCCTGTCTGATCGACCAGGAGAATGGCGTTGTTGACCACAATGCCGCCAAGCATGATGCATCCTATATAGGACTGTAGATTCAAGGTGGTCCCGGTGAGAAAGAGAATCAACAGAACCCCCACCGCGGCAACCGGAACGGAGGCCATCACCACAAACGGATCGCGCAGGGATTCATATTGACAGGCCAGCACCATATAGACAAGGAGCAGGGCAAGCAAGAGCGAGGTCATCAAATCCCTAAAAGCCTTTTGCTGTTCTTCGAAATTGCCGGCCACCATGAGATCATAACCGACAGGACGGGGAATCCGTTCAATCACAGCCTGGACATCTTCGGCAACAGATCCCAGATCCCTGCCCGCCACATTGGCCTGGACCGTGACTATCCTCTGCTGGTCCTTCCTGTTGATCAAGATAGGTCCCAATCCGGAACTGTCCCGCACCAGATTACGCAAGGATACCTGATCACCCGAAGCCGTAGTCAGAGTCAGGTCGAGAATTTCATCCAGGGAGCGATTTTCGGCATCTTCAAGCTGCACGAAAATACGGTACGAATTGCCTTCAGCGCGATACTCTCCGGCCTTGCTGCCGGCAATCGAGGTTTCCAGAACTGTGACGACATCCCGCACACTAAGACCGAGATCGGCAGCTTTGTCGCGGTCGACACGAATTTCCTGCTGCGGTAAGCCGGCTTCCTTGCTCGTTTCAATATCGGTGATTCCCGGAATATCCTCGATCAGTAAGGCTGTCCTTGCAGCCAGCATATCCAGAGTCGGCAGGTCAAATCCTCGAATCTCAATAGTAATCCCCTCGATACCTCCAAGTATTCTCTCCAGCAGAAACTGTCCCTGAGGAGCACGGGTTCGAATGGTCATGCCGGGAATTCTGCCATCTAGTTTCTGCCGCAGATCTTCTGCAATCTCGGTATTGGAACGGTCCCGCTCGGACGCAGGAACCAGTGACAGGCGAATATTGGCCTTGACGGCATCGCCTGGCCTCCAGCCGGAAGCGCCCATGCGAATTACCCGTGAAACAGCCTCGGGCACGGCGGCATAGACAATTTCCTCCATTTTTCTGGCCTGTTGATCAATCACCCCAAGGCGGGTTCCTATCGCCATCTCGCCGCTGACTCTCACTTCGCCCTCGTCACTGGGAGGCAGAAACTCACTCCCGATAAAGGGGAGGAGCAGCAGACTGGCACCAAGCAATGTCAGCGCCATAAAGACGGTAAGCAGGCGATGGCGCAGAACTCTGAGCAACAGACTGCGATAGCCGATATCCAGGTTTTTGAAAAGCTCATCCGCCCGTGTCATCAGTGACCTGATGCGGGGAGAGTGGTTTTTGCCCCTCTGTCCGGGAGCCTCGAGAAGCCTGGAGGCCAGCATCGGCAGAAGAGTCAGCGAAACCAGCAGCGAACAGATCAGAGCAAAGACAATCACGTAGGAGAGTTCCTGAAAAAGGATCCCGGCCACACCACGCACAAACACCAGAGGTAGAAAGATAACCAGAGTAGTGATGGTCGCCGCAACGATGGCCGGTCCCACCTCGCGGGCTCCGTTCACCGCGGCTATCCGAGGACTTTCATGGTCTTCTTCGCGGCGCCTGAAAATATTTTCGAGAACCACCACGGAGCTGTCAACCATCATGCCGACCCCCAGTGCCAGACCGCCGAGGGTCATCATATTCAGGGTAAAACCGCCGAAATAAATGAGGGCGAAGGTGGCTATCACCGAAATAGGAATAGCCAGTGATATCACTACCGTCGAGCGAATATTGCGCAGAAAAAAGAGAAGTACCAGAACGGAGAGCCCGCCGCCGTAGAGGACCGAACGGGCCACATTGGCAATCGACCGTTCGATAAAATTGCCCTGGTTGATAATGGGCACAACACTGATCTGAGGAAAAGCCCTGTTGACTTCGTCTATCTCTTCGAGCACGGCATTGGCTACTTCCACCGTATTGGCATCAGCCTGCTTGCGGATACCGACATGCAGACCCCGCTGCCCGTTTACCCGGACAATGCGCGTCGGTTTCTCATAGGTGTCCAATACCTTGGCAATCTGCCCCAAAGTTACCGCGGCACCCTCCTGGCGAAAGATAATGGTGTTACGGATCTGGTCAAGAGAGGTAAATTCTGCGGGTGCCCGCAGAGTGAGCTCGTACCTTCCCCGGACAATTT
This Desulfopila inferna DNA region includes the following protein-coding sequences:
- a CDS encoding TolC family protein; translation: MIFCGGLLAMVTAGCASVERLPIFADTMEQPVFEKADDPALIPTQLQIRGEPIMEKSESDIPQELAVEQAVMLALRHNSDLQVNQLSPVIAGTFELIERGVYDPELFAELRYFREKRDSDRGGTIVRRDDSTRETQFAAGVRQILPSGTTLEALVGRETTVFDEDDEEQEARAELSVTQSLLRGFGSSVNLVSIRQAEIDTMASIEELKGFINILLADTETAYWQYVLARKEIDIFEQSLEVARKQREEIELSIEVGFLPEFEAAAARAEEALRVQALINAESLLEDRRLRLLRLISPRLDNARNSRIIAITDPGVSPRPIDNTEDRLKLAEQIRPDLGEARLRLHRNRLETIMTRNGLLPRLELFMTLGKNGYGESFGDSFSDVVGDSYAFTAGLRLSHFLGNRAAEGANLAAFAQRRQAVEAIENLRQIVQLDVYLAINEVERLRRQIEASRATRIFQEQTLKAEEERFEVGSSTALLVAQAQRDLLRTQIAEVEAVVNYRIALVQLYLAEGSLIERRGVQVAETRSGIGL
- a CDS encoding efflux RND transporter permease subunit, whose translation is MNLPGFSVRRPVFTTMITLIVIIMGLFSLDRLKIDLLPSIELPTISIRTNYDGASPEVMERLVTQIIEEIVGTVPGVVEMTSQSSEGSSTVRVTFSWGTDVDMAALDVQAKLEDEINELPDDVGRPRVSKWDIAGFPVVILGISSNLDPVELTELVENQVRYRFGRVPGVAQVDLFGGFNREVRVELDPDRIKALRLPLNQVLQAIRNANIDLPTGKIVRGRYELTLRAPAEFTSLDQIRNTIIFRQEGAAVTLGQIAKVLDTYEKPTRIVRVNGQRGLHVGIRKQADANTVEVANAVLEEIDEVNRAFPQISVVPIINQGNFIERSIANVARSVLYGGGLSVLVLLFFLRNIRSTVVISLAIPISVIATFALIYFGGFTLNMMTLGGLALGVGMMVDSSVVVLENIFRRREEDHESPRIAAVNGAREVGPAIVAATITTLVIFLPLVFVRGVAGILFQELSYVIVFALICSLLVSLTLLPMLASRLLEAPGQRGKNHSPRIRSLMTRADELFKNLDIGYRSLLLRVLRHRLLTVFMALTLLGASLLLLPFIGSEFLPPSDEGEVRVSGEMAIGTRLGVIDQQARKMEEIVYAAVPEAVSRVIRMGASGWRPGDAVKANIRLSLVPASERDRSNTEIAEDLRQKLDGRIPGMTIRTRAPQGQFLLERILGGIEGITIEIRGFDLPTLDMLAARTALLIEDIPGITDIETSKEAGLPQQEIRVDRDKAADLGLSVRDVVTVLETSIAGSKAGEYRAEGNSYRIFVQLEDAENRSLDEILDLTLTTASGDQVSLRNLVRDSSGLGPILINRKDQQRIVTVQANVAGRDLGSVAEDVQAVIERIPRPVGYDLMVAGNFEEQQKAFRDLMTSLLLALLLVYMVLACQYESLRDPFVVMASVPVAAVGVLLILFLTGTTLNLQSYIGCIMLGGIVVNNAILLVDQTGKLRSDGMKVNEAVAEAGRRRLRPILMTSLTTILALTPLALGVGEGADAQAPLARAVVGGLGGSALITLVLIPAVYSLCHPEKREATA